The sequence GGCCTGCCGCGTATTCCGTGATCCTCCGCTTCCTCACCTCCCTGCATGAAACCGGCCGCGCCGAGTTGGCGTTTCCCGGCCGGGTGCCCGTGGAGATGATCCGTCTCGCGGGCAGCGATCCGGAGGAACGGAAGGCGATCCACCGGCTGTTGCACGGTTGGTATGAGGAGGCGGTGCGGGATCTTCCCGGCCCGCCCTTGGCGTATCATGCGGCGGGGGCGGAATGGGGGGCCATCCGCCTGGTGCGGGCGGCATGTTTCCTCGGCTACCGGGATATCGAGGCGGAGGAGATTCCGAAAGGCTTGCCGGGTACGCCGCTGCCGGACGCGGAGCTCCCGGAGGCGCACTTCTCCGCGGATCTCGCGTTGCGTCATTTCGCGGATTTGTTTCGGATGGCCCGGGCGCTGTCCGAGGATGACCCGTTGTTGGCGGCGATGCAGGCGCTGGCGGTGATGGCCCCGCTGGCCGCCGCGGGAGTGCCGGTCACCTTGCCAGAGGATTCCCCGGTGTTCCGCCATGCCGGGCTGTGCCAGTTGCTGGCGGAGCGGGCGTATGGGCGGAAAGACCGCGCGTTGCTCGCCCACCCGCGCATCGCGCCGCTCGTGCGCACGAAACTCGGTGCCTATGTCACGGAGCTCGGCTCCGGATTGCTTTCACCTGTCGTAGTAGAATCATGAATGCGGATGCGATTCCCGATCTGGCCCGGCGTCTCGGGCAGGAAGTGCTCGACCCCCTGAAGCGCGCCTTCGTCGGCAAGGACGAGATCATCGATCTCCTCGGCGTCGCGCTGGCGGCACGGGAGAACCTGTTCCTCTACGGGCCTCCGGGCACGGCGAAGAGCGCGTTGGTCCACTCGCTGGCCTCGCGCCTCCACGGCCACACCTTCGATTACCTGCTGTCCCGTTTCACCGAGCCGAACGAATTGTTCGGGCCCTTCGACATCCGCCGCCTCAAGGAAGGCGATCTGGTGACGAACACCGAGGGCATGCTGCCGGAGGCGGACGTGGTGTTCCTCGATGAGCTGCTCAATGCGAACAGCGCGATCCTCAATAGCCTGCTGATGGCCTTGAACGAACGCGTCTTCCGCCGCGGCCGTGAAACCCGCTCGATCCCCGCTTTGTTCTTCGTCGGCGCGAGCAACCACCTGCCGGAGGACGATGCCCTGCGTGCTTTGTTCGATCGCTTCCTGCTGCGCGTGCGCTGCGGACCGGTGCCGGAGGACCAGCTTGGTCAGGTCTTGGCCGCAGGCTGGGAGCTGGAGCGCGCCGCCGAGGCCGTGGCCAGCGTGACCGCCGGGGAGCTCCGTGATTTCCAGCAGTGGGTCCGCCAGGTCGATCTTTCCGCGGTGCGGGAGCCTTATCTCGATCTGATCAAGAAGCTGCGCCACGCGGGCATGGATGTCTCGGACCGCCGGGCGGTGCGCCTCCAGCGTGTCATCGCCTCCAGCGCGTTGCTCTGCGGTCGATTGGCCGCCCGTGTTTCGGACCTATGGGTGCTGCGTCACATCTGGGATCGGGAGGAGCAGATCGAGGTGGTGGAATCGATCGTGGCCGCCGCGCTGGCCGCTGCGGAAGTGCAGGCCGCCGATCACCCGCAGGCACATGCGCGGCGACCGCCGGATCCGGAGTCGATTGCCCGCGGGCTCGACGAGGTGGAAACCCGTTTGACCGATGGCACCCGCGAGGCTGCCGGCGATGAATTGCGGGTACTGGCCAACCGCATTGAATGGCTCGAAGCGGGCACGGCGAAGGAGTCGCTGGCCCAGCGGGCCGATGCGCTATGGGAAAAGGTCGGACAACCGTGAGCGGCGCCCGCTTCATCGGCCTGATCGCGGCCACTGATCTTCAATCCCTCGCCTCGTGGCGGGCGGTGGGGTGGGACTTGTGCGCCGCGGCAGCGGACCGGTGGTGGCTGCGGGTGCCGCAGGACGACGAAGCGGTGTTCATGAAGCTGCCGCTGGCCGGGCGCTGGCACGAGGACGCCGATGGTTTGATGACCCGGCTGGGCAAGCGAGTGCCGGAACAAACGGCTCCTGCCACCGGGTGGGTGCCGCTGGCCACGCTGCTACCGGTGGGGCCGCCGCGGCGGGGAGCCGTGGCCATGCCGCCGGTGCCGGTGGCGTGGTCCTTGGAGGCGGACGATGCCGATCGACCAGCGGAGGCATTGATGTGCCGCTGGCCGGATTTCATGGCGTGGGCGCTGGCCGCCTTCGCCCCGCGCCTGGAATGCCTGTCGTTCGCGCGCTGCGATGACGACCGCGTGTTCGTCACCGGCCATCCGCTGCCACCGGTGCGCGGGCAGGGATATCATCGGGCGGGGCGCTTGTGGCTTCCTGGCGGCCACCGGTTGCCTTCCCATGTGTGGCCGGAGTTGTTGGAGGAGCGCCTGCGTCTCGGCACCAGCCGGTTTGCACTGCTGCATCCCGATGGCAGCCATGAGGAAATGGCGGAGGAGAATTTCGTGCGCGCCAGCCGTGCGGCGGTGCGCCTGACAGAGGGGGATCCCGTGTCATTCGAGACGCCATGAGCCAACTCGCCACCAATCAGTATGCCAATCCCGCGCCGGACTATTTCTGGTGCTGGAGCGGTGATGGCGCGGCGGCGGAGTGGCGAGGCCGGGGGAAAACCCTCGCGCTGTGGAGCGAACTGCATCCGTTGCTGCACCATCTGGCCGCGAATGGAGGACTGCCGCCGTTGGGCGCGTTGATGTTGTTGATCGCGGCGTGCCGGGACGAATGGCCGGAGCCAGAGCCACAACTACGTGACTGGATCCGGCGGGTGGGAGGAAATGCCAACCCGGCTGGTGAACAGGTGCTCACGGCCTTGGTGGCGGGTTTGATGGCAGTGCGTCGTTTGCCAGCCGATCTCCGCGTTTCACAGCAGGCGAAAGGCCTGTTGGCTGCGCATGTTTTTGAGGATCCGGCATGCCGGATGGATTGGGAGCAAAGCCTGACAGTGATCGGGCAATTGGTTTCCGGACCCCAGGTGTTGGGGCATGAGGAATCCGCGCAGGATGGCCGGAGGCAGTTCCTGCAGGACTCGAAGGCGCTGCTCACCGGTCTGGCAAAGCTGAACAAGGATTCGCTCGAAAGCCTTCTACGCACCGGCCTTGAACAACCCGAATTGTTTCGTCCGCTGCTGGTGGAAGCGGCTCCAGCGCTTCAGGAAAACCGCCCGCTGCTCGATGAACTCGCGGCCGCCGGCGGCGAGGAAGGCTTGGCCGCGGCGGTGGCAAAGCGGGCGATCGCGATGGTGAATTTCCCCGGTCGCTTCGGGATACCGAATGAGCTCCCCGTCGGCGGCATTTCCGACATCACCAACCGCGGCACGGTGGACCGCCTGCTGCCGGGCGAGCTGGCGTGGGATGATCTCGTTCTGGCCGCGCGGCTGGTGCACAACGAGGCTTTGTATTTCCGGCGCGAGGATCCGCCGCAGGACACGCCGCTGCGGCACACGGTGTTGCTCGACCGCGGTCTGCGGCTGTGGGGGCGGCGGCGAGTGCTTTCGCTGGGCGTGGCCCTCGGCCTGGCTCACCACCCGGCGCTGCTCCGTGAGGGCGGCGGGATCGAGGTGTTCGGTACCACGGCCTCGGATGTGGAACCGCTGGATCTCCAATCGAAGGCGGGTGTCGGTCAGGCGCTGCGGGCGCTGGTGCCTTCACCGGGGCCGGAGGCCGCTTTGGGAAAATGGCGCGATTCGGTCGCTGCCGCCACCGGAGCCGAGGATTTGGTGTTCATCACCGCGCGCGAGCACCTCGAAAGCCCCCGCTGCACGGCGATTCTCGGGGAAATCGCCATGCTTTTGGAATCACGGGCCGGGGCTTGCCGGGTGATCGTGATGGATCGCGAGGATGGATTGGAGATCCAATCCTGGTCCAGCGGTGGCAACCGCGTGATGTTCCGCGGCACGCTGGAGGAGCAGCAAATGTGCTCCCTGGAAGTCACCCCACCCGGTCCGGCCAAGCGGGTTTCTTCCCACACGCGGGCATGGCCGAAGCTGCGCCCGCAATCTCCCTTTCTATTCCCCGTATGCCCGCGACCCACCGCGTTTCTCTTCGACCCGATTTCCGGAGGAAGTCTCGGTTTCAGTCGCGACGGGCGGTTGATGCGCTGGCCTCAGGAGAACTGGGGAGCTCACCTCATCGCGGAGGTGCCCGGTGGCAGGAAGCAATGGATCGCCGAGGCGGAAGGACACATCTGGGTCATCACCTCTGCGAAAGTCCCGGGAGGTAAACCACAGGCCTACAAACTCGACGGGAACTATCTGCGAAGGATGAATCACGACGCGCCGAGCCATGCCTTCCCGCAGTTTGCCACGGTGCTGGGGAACGTGGTTTTCTTCTGCTACTCCGATCTCATCGAGGCGATGTCGTTGGAATCCGGTGTGCGGATCGCGGAGCTGCGGGGGACCAACCTGCCAAACAGGCCGCGGCTCGCGTTCAACGATGGGCGCATCGTGGTGCTGGGCTCTGATCACAAGCCGGATTCCGTCATCGAATCCAGGGAAGATCCGTTTATCGAGGGCATGCAGCCTGCACCGATTTCCATTTCGGTCGTGCGCGGTATCCTCAGGTTGAAATGCGAAAAGACGATCCGGACCTTTGACCCGGAGGATTTCAGTTGGAAGGTGGAAACCGGCGTGGCGGCTGGTCCGTTGACCCCTTTCAGGCCGGTGAGCAGCAATCCCGAGGACGGTCTCACCGCTGCCACGCAAACGCTGGTGGCGAGGTATGATCCCCGGGGCATCCTCCGGTTGCAGAAGCCGGGACAGGGGGTCCGGTGGGAGATTATGCTGAACCATGGCAAAACCAGTGTCCTCTACTCGCCACGAGGGCTCTTCAGCTTCGACCCACGGCTCGTGCTGCCCGCCCACGGAACTCCGCCAGCTTCCATCCGGCGGAAGCTCGTTGGATTTTTGAAAGCCATCTCATCCTTCCCTTGAATCCGCCCACTCCTCTCACCCTGGTTCGCTTGCCGGACGCCGATGCGGTCGTTTCGGCGGGATGGCTGGCATCCGCCGATCCAGTGGAATGGCTGCACGAGGTCGCGCATGCCCGCCGCCACGGCTGCGAGCTGGCACTCTATCCGGTGGCGGTCTCGCCCGCGGACCCGCGGGCGGCGGGGGTGTTCCTGCTGCCGCGGAAAGGGAAGGCTTCGTTCCGTACGCGGGTGATGGCCTTGGTGGAATCTCTCCCAGGCGTGCATGTTCCTCGCGACGCCGGATTGTCGGCGGGGCTGTTGCCGAACGAGAGGGCATTCTTCTTCCCCTATCCGCTGCATTTCCATCACCCGTCGCTGGGGCTGGTCGGTTTCGAGGCGAAGGACGAGCTGTCCCCGGCCGCACTGTTGGAGGTGAGGGCGCGGACGAACGGTTCGTGGAACTGGGCGGTGCCCGCTCCCGTGCCGCATCCGTCGTTCGTCGGACTGCGGGTGGAGGTTCCCATGGGCGATCCCGCCGAAATGCTGGCGGAAGGAGCCGGGGACATCGGGGTGGATGCGGGGAAGCGCCTCTCCGGGATGGCCGGGATCGGTGATCGGCTCGCAGGACTCGGAGATGGCGTGCTGAAGGCCTTCGGCTGGATCTTGGAAAAGATTCCCGGAGTCCTCCCTCGCG comes from Luteolibacter sp. LG18 and encodes:
- a CDS encoding AAA family ATPase; this encodes MNADAIPDLARRLGQEVLDPLKRAFVGKDEIIDLLGVALAARENLFLYGPPGTAKSALVHSLASRLHGHTFDYLLSRFTEPNELFGPFDIRRLKEGDLVTNTEGMLPEADVVFLDELLNANSAILNSLLMALNERVFRRGRETRSIPALFFVGASNHLPEDDALRALFDRFLLRVRCGPVPEDQLGQVLAAGWELERAAEAVASVTAGELRDFQQWVRQVDLSAVREPYLDLIKKLRHAGMDVSDRRAVRLQRVIASSALLCGRLAARVSDLWVLRHIWDREEQIEVVESIVAAALAAAEVQAADHPQAHARRPPDPESIARGLDEVETRLTDGTREAAGDELRVLANRIEWLEAGTAKESLAQRADALWEKVGQP